A window of the Pseudomonas gozinkensis genome harbors these coding sequences:
- a CDS encoding zinc-binding dehydrogenase, protein MKALQGVEGQVAWVDEPSPTCDVGQVRIQVAAAGLNRADLLQKAGLYPPPPGASQVLGLECSGVISEVGAGSSWQVGDRVCALLAGGGMAQEVVVDGRHVLPVPEGVSLIEAAALPEVYATVWLNVFQLAALKPGEKILLHAGASGIGSAAIQLCKAFGNPCWVSVGSAERLAYCESLGAQGGVVRTDDLESLRDFGPFDVILDPVGGNYSALNLKLMALDGRWVLIGLMGGREAKLDLAQVLAKRVQLLGSTLRSRDDQFKADLFSDLSQHVWPLFSEGRLKPQLAKAFPIKDAEAAFAELASNTVAGKLVLVIDESLS, encoded by the coding sequence GTGAAGGCATTGCAAGGCGTTGAAGGTCAAGTGGCATGGGTTGATGAACCAAGTCCTACATGTGATGTAGGACAAGTTCGCATCCAGGTGGCGGCAGCTGGCCTCAATCGGGCGGATTTATTACAGAAGGCCGGACTTTATCCGCCCCCTCCGGGTGCCAGCCAGGTGCTGGGTCTTGAGTGTTCCGGGGTGATCAGCGAGGTCGGCGCAGGTTCGTCCTGGCAGGTCGGTGACCGGGTATGCGCCTTGCTGGCCGGGGGCGGGATGGCGCAAGAGGTGGTCGTCGACGGACGGCATGTACTGCCGGTTCCGGAAGGCGTATCGCTGATCGAAGCAGCGGCGTTGCCAGAGGTGTATGCGACCGTCTGGCTGAATGTGTTTCAACTTGCGGCGCTCAAACCGGGTGAGAAAATTCTTCTGCACGCCGGCGCCAGCGGTATCGGCTCAGCCGCCATTCAACTGTGCAAGGCCTTCGGCAATCCGTGCTGGGTCAGCGTCGGCTCGGCGGAGCGGCTGGCCTACTGCGAATCGCTGGGTGCTCAGGGTGGGGTAGTTCGTACCGACGATCTGGAAAGCCTGCGGGATTTCGGGCCGTTCGACGTGATACTGGATCCGGTGGGCGGCAACTATTCGGCGTTGAACCTCAAGCTGATGGCTCTGGACGGGCGCTGGGTGCTGATTGGTTTGATGGGCGGCCGTGAGGCAAAACTGGATCTGGCCCAGGTATTGGCCAAGCGCGTGCAACTGCTGGGTTCGACCCTGCGCAGCCGTGACGATCAGTTCAAGGCTGATCTGTTCAGCGATCTGAGCCAGCACGTGTGGCCGTTGTTTTCCGAGGGGCGCTTAAAGCCGCAACTGGCCAAGGCGTTCCCGATCAAGGATGCCGAGGCAGCGTTCGCCGAACTGGCGAGCAATACGGTGGCGGGGAAGCTGGTGCTGGTGATCGACGAAAGCCTGAGCTGA